Within the Stenotrophomonas sp. 610A2 genome, the region AACTAATGCTGCTTTGCAACATCACTGGTCTTCAGCTTGTTGCTCGCCATGCGCGGCCCGGCTTTCGGCCCGGGTTAGGCGGCGGTTGAGGGCGTCCAGACGGTCATTCAGCGCCTCGATGTCGGTGCGCGATGGGATGTCCATGCGCCGCAGCACGCTGTGCACCCGGTCTTCAAACGACTTCTCGACCTTGTCCCAGGTGTCGGCGGCGCGGTCACGTGCCTGGCCCAGGGTGTTCTCGACGGTGTCGCGCAGGCTCTCGCCATTGCGCGACTGCTCGCGGGAGCGGGCTTCGGTGTTCTGGCCTTCCTTGACCAGCGTGTCAAACAGCTTGCTGCCCTCGGCCTGTGCCCGCGACAAAGCGCCCAAGCCGGCCAACCACACCTGTTGCGCCGACTCGGTCACCTTCCTGCTCAAGCGTTCGGCCTGACCCTGCGGGCCGGTGCTGTCATCTTCATCTTCGGGGCGTTGCTCGTACGTGGTCATGACGATGCTCCTGTGCGGGGTTGAAGAGTCCAGCCACACCGTAACGGCTGGGCGGCTTGATGTGTGTGACGGTGCCGGCTCAGCCCAGCTTGTCAGTCAGCACGCGTTGGATTTCAGATTCCACCATGCCTTTCATTGCCGACAGCAGGAAGCCCAGCTCGGCCTTGACCCGCACCGCGCCCGGCAGCAGTTCGATGGCGCCGTCCACGCCGGAGCGGTTGAAGTGCAGTACCGGGCCGTCCCAGCGGGTGACCACGTCGAAGCGTTCCTGCAGCTTCTCGGCGACCTCGGCGATGGCGGTGCGGGCCTTGTCATCGGACAGGGAATGGGCGTGCTGGATATCAATGGTGGACATGGCGTGTGGCCTGTACTGCTGTATGTAAGAAAGATGCGCCATTGTGCGGACCTGCGCGGCGTAGTCCAAGTCTCACGTACACCTTCTGCATGACCGGATGACCTGCTAGTCTGCTGCCGGTGCGCACTCTGCAAGTCCATTTCAGTAATCGTCAGCAGCCGGATCAGTCATTGATGCCGGGTGTCCAGCGCATTGTGCGCCATGCCTCCGGCCAGGTCCGTCTGGGCGATGGCAGCGTTGGTCCGCTGCTGCTGGCGCAGTTCTGCACGGATCAGCGCGGCGTCTGGCTGCAGGTCGCCAGTGGCAGCCGCGGCATCCATGTCAATGGCCGTCCCGTTCGGCGCATGGCGTTGCTGCGGGCAGGTGACTCGGTATATGCCGATGGCGCGGAGATGCTCCTGCGTGGCGAATGCGAGCAGGTGTCGCATCCGCCCGAAGCGCCGATCGAAGGCAGCGAGGACCTGCGGGTGCTGCTGCGCGGGGTGGGCGGACGCCATCATGGGCGCAGCTTCACCCTGGACAAGCCGCGTGTCATCGGCAGCGACCCGGCCAGCGACATCCATATCGATGACCCGGCGTTCGCCGAGCGGCATGCGCGTTTCGAGCGGCATGGTGAGAAAGTCCTGCTGCGTGACCTGGGGTCGGCCGAAGGTAGCCAGGTCAACGGTGTGAGTACCCGCCACTGCTGGCTGCAGGCCGGCGACCAGGTGGTGTTCGAGGGCAACCACCGCTTTGTGCTGGAAATTCCTCTGAATCCGGTGTCCGTGAGCGCAGCGTTTCCGGTTGA harbors:
- a CDS encoding polyhydroxyalkanoic acid system family protein, yielding MSTIDIQHAHSLSDDKARTAIAEVAEKLQERFDVVTRWDGPVLHFNRSGVDGAIELLPGAVRVKAELGFLLSAMKGMVESEIQRVLTDKLG
- a CDS encoding phasin family protein gives rise to the protein MTTYEQRPEDEDDSTGPQGQAERLSRKVTESAQQVWLAGLGALSRAQAEGSKLFDTLVKEGQNTEARSREQSRNGESLRDTVENTLGQARDRAADTWDKVEKSFEDRVHSVLRRMDIPSRTDIEALNDRLDALNRRLTRAESRAAHGEQQAEDQ
- a CDS encoding FHA domain-containing protein — encoded protein: MRTLQVHFSNRQQPDQSLMPGVQRIVRHASGQVRLGDGSVGPLLLAQFCTDQRGVWLQVASGSRGIHVNGRPVRRMALLRAGDSVYADGAEMLLRGECEQVSHPPEAPIEGSEDLRVLLRGVGGRHHGRSFTLDKPRVIGSDPASDIHIDDPAFAERHARFERHGEKVLLRDLGSAEGSQVNGVSTRHCWLQAGDQVVFEGNHRFVLEIPLNPVSVSAAFPVEDEDEPAAIKPSAVAPAKPKLPRRWPWLLLSALLLGAAISALLLFGAR